Proteins encoded within one genomic window of Sphingomonas cannabina:
- the rlmN gene encoding 23S rRNA (adenine(2503)-C(2))-methyltransferase RlmN: protein MPIPGHIDPVPVERAFKPRADGRIDLLGLSRDDLRMALETAQLEPKQAKLRAKQLWHWIYNRGVTDFELMTDISKQLRPWLAQRFVISRPEVVTAQVSSDGTRKWLLRSDDGQEYESVFIPDADRGTLCVSSQVGCTLNCRFCHTGTMRLVRNLTPAEIVGQVMLARDALGEWPSQPEGRMLTNIVMMGMGEPLYNFDNVRDALRLVMDGDGLALSKRRITLSTSGVVPMMARAGEEIGVNLAVSLHAVTKEIRDEIVPLNRKYGIEELLQACADYPGANNARRITFEYVMLRDRNDSDEDARELVRLIKAYKLPAKVNLIPFNPWPGAPYECSTPERIKAFSNIVFEAGISAPVRTPRGRDIDAACGQLKTASERKSRAELDRLAEEKQAALG from the coding sequence ATGCCCATTCCCGGGCACATCGATCCCGTGCCCGTCGAGCGTGCCTTCAAGCCGCGCGCGGACGGCCGCATCGACCTGCTCGGCCTGTCGCGCGACGACCTGCGCATGGCGCTGGAGACCGCACAGCTCGAGCCCAAGCAGGCGAAGCTGCGCGCCAAGCAGCTGTGGCACTGGATCTACAACCGCGGCGTCACCGATTTCGAGCTGATGACCGACATCTCGAAGCAGCTCCGTCCGTGGCTAGCGCAGCGCTTCGTGATCAGCCGGCCGGAGGTGGTGACCGCGCAGGTCTCGTCCGATGGCACGCGCAAGTGGCTGCTGCGCTCCGACGACGGGCAGGAATATGAGAGCGTCTTCATCCCCGACGCCGATCGCGGCACGCTGTGCGTGTCGAGCCAGGTGGGGTGCACGCTCAACTGCCGCTTCTGCCACACCGGCACGATGCGGCTGGTGCGCAACCTGACGCCGGCCGAGATCGTCGGCCAGGTGATGCTCGCCCGCGACGCGCTCGGCGAATGGCCGAGCCAGCCGGAGGGCCGGATGCTCACCAACATCGTGATGATGGGCATGGGCGAGCCGCTCTACAATTTCGACAACGTCCGCGACGCGCTGAGGCTGGTCATGGACGGCGACGGGTTGGCGCTGTCGAAGCGGCGCATCACCCTGTCGACCTCGGGCGTGGTGCCGATGATGGCGCGCGCGGGCGAGGAGATCGGCGTCAACCTGGCGGTGTCGCTGCACGCGGTGACCAAGGAGATCCGCGACGAGATCGTGCCGCTGAACCGCAAATACGGGATCGAGGAGCTGCTCCAGGCCTGCGCCGACTATCCCGGCGCCAACAACGCGCGGCGGATCACCTTCGAGTATGTCATGCTCAGGGACAGGAACGACAGCGACGAGGACGCGCGCGAGCTCGTGCGGCTGATCAAGGCGTACAAGCTGCCGGCCAAGGTCAACCTGATCCCGTTCAACCCGTGGCCCGGCGCGCCGTACGAATGCTCGACGCCGGAGCGGATCAAGGCCTTCTCGAACATCGTGTTCGAGGCGGGCATCTCCGCCCCGGTGCGCACCCCGCGCGGCCGCGACATCGACGCCGCCTGCGGCCAGCTCAAGACCGCTTCCGAGCGGAAGAGCCGCGCCGAGCTCGACCGGCTGGCGGAAGAGAAGCAGGCGGCGCTGGGTTGA
- a CDS encoding sulfite exporter TauE/SafE family protein: MVDLSSLALAAGAGLIGGTMNALAGGGTFATLPALIAIGLPANIANATSNVALLPGAATSAWAFRDELGPLGKVDWRVLAGITFVSGIIGSLLLVLTPARAFDVIVPWLLLFAFAVMLFGRSAAAWLHARVTIGAPTLVVCQVFLGIYGGYFGGGVGLVTTAVYGLLAHTTPRQMFAPRTLMLAIANGAAAIVFILFAMVVWWACLPMLIGGIVGGWIGAGIGKRLSPLAVRIWTLLVTGVTTAVFFHRAYW, translated from the coding sequence ATGGTCGACCTATCCTCCCTCGCCCTCGCCGCCGGGGCCGGCCTGATCGGCGGCACGATGAACGCGCTGGCCGGCGGCGGCACCTTCGCGACGCTGCCCGCGCTGATCGCGATCGGGTTGCCCGCCAACATCGCCAACGCCACGTCCAACGTCGCGCTGCTGCCGGGGGCGGCGACGAGTGCCTGGGCGTTCCGCGACGAGCTCGGGCCGCTCGGCAAGGTCGACTGGCGCGTGCTCGCCGGCATCACCTTCGTCAGCGGCATCATCGGCAGCCTGCTGCTGGTGCTGACCCCGGCGCGCGCGTTCGACGTCATCGTGCCGTGGCTGCTGCTGTTCGCCTTTGCGGTGATGCTGTTCGGCAGGAGTGCCGCCGCATGGCTGCATGCGCGGGTGACGATCGGCGCGCCGACGCTGGTGGTGTGCCAGGTCTTCCTCGGCATCTACGGCGGCTATTTCGGCGGCGGGGTGGGGCTCGTCACCACCGCGGTCTACGGCCTGCTCGCGCACACCACGCCGCGCCAGATGTTCGCGCCGCGCACGCTCATGCTCGCCATCGCCAACGGTGCGGCGGCGATCGTGTTCATCCTGTTCGCGATGGTGGTGTGGTGGGCGTGCCTGCCAATGCTGATCGGCGGCATCGTCGGCGGCTGGATCGGCGCCGGCATCGGCAAGCGCCTGTCGCCGCTCGCGGTGCGCATCTGGACCCTGCTCGTCACCGGCGTCACCACCGCGGTATTCTTCCACCGCGCCTATTGGTAG
- a CDS encoding cytochrome b/b6 domain-containing protein gives MDEPPVSPPPQVIRRHALSTRLWHWTNAVCIFVLLGSGLMIFNAHPHLYWGQYGANFDHPWLSLPRWPGWLTIPSTYNLALGRRWHLFFALVFAFGLLAFMIVSLLNRHFQRDLTFRRRELAPRHLWEDLKDHLAFRFHDPDDPGRYNTLQKASYVATIFVLIPLMILTGLAMSPGMNAAWPWLIDLFGGRQSARSIHFIAAGLIALFTVVHLTLVILAGVGNELRSMITGRWKVPEE, from the coding sequence ATGGATGAGCCCCCCGTCTCTCCGCCGCCGCAGGTGATCCGCCGCCACGCCCTCTCGACGCGGCTGTGGCATTGGACCAATGCCGTCTGCATCTTCGTCCTGCTCGGCTCCGGGCTGATGATCTTCAACGCGCATCCGCATCTCTATTGGGGGCAGTATGGCGCGAACTTCGACCATCCGTGGCTCAGCCTGCCGCGCTGGCCCGGCTGGCTGACGATCCCGTCGACCTACAATCTCGCGCTGGGGCGGCGCTGGCACCTGTTCTTCGCGCTGGTGTTCGCCTTCGGCCTGCTCGCTTTCATGATCGTGAGCCTGCTGAACCGCCATTTCCAGCGCGACTTGACCTTCCGCCGGCGCGAGCTGGCGCCGCGTCACTTGTGGGAGGACCTGAAGGACCATCTCGCCTTCCGCTTCCACGACCCCGACGATCCCGGCCGCTACAACACCCTCCAGAAGGCGAGCTATGTCGCCACCATCTTCGTCCTCATCCCGCTGATGATCTTGACCGGACTCGCCATGTCGCCGGGGATGAACGCGGCGTGGCCGTGGCTGATCGACCTGTTCGGCGGCCGCCAGTCGGCGCGGTCGATCCATTTCATCGCGGCGGGGCTGATCGCGCTGTTCACCGTCGTCCACCTGACCCTGGTCATCCTCGCCGGCGTCGGCAATGAGCTGCGTTCGATGATCACCGGCAGATGGAAGGTACCGGAAGAATGA
- a CDS encoding molybdopterin-dependent oxidoreductase, producing MIVTRRALIGSLAATTLAGCDAVGRNPAARDILFSAENIHRWLQRSLAGRTALAREFRPDQISPIFRGNGTQNPDTPEYRAHAAASFAGWRIAVDGLVARPLSLSMAELRRMPARTQITRHDCVEGWSAIGKWHGPPLKLLLDAAGMSDRARYIVFHCADRFGVRPYYESLDLIEALHPQTILAWALNDAPLTVRNGAPVRLRCERQLGYKHAKYVQRIEAVASLDGIHGGKGGYWEDKAGYDWYAGI from the coding sequence ATGATCGTCACCCGCCGCGCGCTGATCGGTAGCCTCGCCGCGACCACCCTTGCCGGTTGCGACGCGGTCGGCCGCAACCCGGCCGCGCGCGACATCCTGTTCTCGGCCGAGAACATACACCGCTGGCTCCAGCGCAGCCTCGCCGGCCGCACCGCGCTGGCGCGCGAGTTCCGGCCGGACCAGATCTCCCCGATCTTCCGCGGCAACGGCACCCAGAACCCCGATACCCCCGAATATCGGGCCCACGCCGCCGCGAGCTTCGCCGGCTGGCGCATCGCGGTCGACGGGCTGGTCGCCCGCCCGCTCAGCCTGTCGATGGCCGAGCTGCGCCGCATGCCCGCCCGCACCCAGATCACCCGCCACGACTGCGTCGAGGGCTGGAGCGCGATCGGCAAGTGGCATGGTCCACCGCTCAAGCTGCTGCTCGACGCCGCCGGCATGAGCGATCGCGCGCGCTACATCGTCTTCCACTGCGCCGACCGCTTCGGCGTGCGGCCCTATTACGAATCGCTCGACCTGATCGAGGCGCTTCACCCGCAGACCATCCTCGCCTGGGCGCTCAACGACGCGCCGCTGACCGTCCGCAATGGCGCGCCCGTGCGGCTGCGCTGCGAGCGCCAGCTCGGCTACAAGCACGCCAAATATGTCCAGCGGATCGAGGCGGTTGCCAGCCTCGACGGCATCCATGGCGGCAAGGGCGGCTATTGGGAGGACAAGGCCGGCTACGACTGGTACGCCGGCATCTGA
- a CDS encoding SAM-dependent methyltransferase, giving the protein MSLIDRFFARAIKRGQLTVIHADGKRVSFGTPDPELPSITIRFAKGAVGRILRDPATGAGETFMDGSLAIEEGDILGLLSLATANNMWEHDDSALEASWLGRALTAIRFRIDRVNMTRRSKRNVAHHYDLDDRLYDLFLDRDRQYSCAYFTDPSNSLDQAQEDKKAHIVAKLAIQPGMRVLDIGCGWGGMALYIHRKTGAEVLGVTLSEEQLKVARRRAEEAGVADKVKFELIDYRNLTGTFDRIVSVGMFEHVGTLYFRAFFEKCRALLTEEGVMLLHTIGRTDGPGVTDKFTQKYIFPGGYIPALSEIARGYEGVRMFCTDIEVLRLHYAYTLKEWYDRTVAAKDALVELYDERFFRMWTFYLAGAYVTFQYGNMVNYQLQFARGRHTLPITRDYMAEAEAKLRASA; this is encoded by the coding sequence ATGTCGCTGATCGATCGTTTCTTCGCGCGCGCAATCAAGCGCGGCCAGCTCACCGTGATCCACGCCGACGGCAAGCGGGTGAGCTTCGGCACGCCCGATCCCGAGCTACCGTCGATCACCATCCGCTTCGCCAAGGGCGCGGTCGGCCGCATCCTGCGCGATCCGGCGACGGGGGCGGGCGAGACCTTCATGGACGGATCGCTGGCGATCGAGGAGGGCGATATCCTCGGCCTGCTCAGCCTCGCCACCGCCAACAACATGTGGGAGCACGACGACAGCGCGCTCGAGGCGAGCTGGCTCGGCCGCGCGCTGACCGCGATCCGCTTCCGTATCGACCGCGTCAACATGACGCGCCGCTCGAAGCGCAACGTCGCGCATCACTATGATCTCGACGACCGGCTCTACGACCTCTTCCTCGACCGCGACCGCCAATACAGCTGCGCCTATTTCACCGATCCTTCGAACAGCCTCGATCAGGCGCAGGAGGACAAGAAGGCGCACATCGTCGCCAAGCTGGCGATCCAGCCGGGGATGCGCGTGCTCGACATCGGCTGCGGCTGGGGCGGGATGGCGCTCTACATCCACCGCAAGACCGGCGCCGAGGTGCTCGGCGTCACCCTGTCGGAGGAGCAGCTCAAGGTCGCCCGCCGCCGCGCCGAGGAGGCCGGGGTCGCCGACAAGGTCAAGTTCGAGCTGATCGACTATCGCAACCTCACCGGCACCTTCGACCGCATCGTCTCGGTCGGCATGTTCGAGCATGTCGGCACGCTCTATTTCCGCGCCTTCTTCGAGAAATGCCGCGCGCTGCTGACCGAGGAGGGCGTGATGCTGCTCCACACCATCGGCCGCACCGACGGGCCGGGCGTCACCGACAAGTTCACCCAGAAATACATCTTCCCCGGCGGCTACATCCCCGCCCTGTCGGAGATCGCACGCGGATACGAGGGCGTGCGCATGTTCTGCACCGATATCGAGGTGCTGCGGCTGCACTACGCCTATACGCTGAAGGAGTGGTACGACCGCACCGTCGCGGCGAAGGATGCGCTAGTCGAGCTCTACGACGAACGTTTCTTCCGCATGTGGACCTTCTACCTCGCGGGCGCCTACGTCACCTTCCAGTACGGCAACATGGTGAACTACCAGCTCCAGTTCGCGCGGGGCCGCCACACGCTGCCGATCACCCGTGATTACATGGCCGAGGCGGAAGCCAAGCTGCGCGCGTCGGCCTGA
- a CDS encoding DUF1801 domain-containing protein, with translation MAENKTQATAASVEAFLDAVPDERRRADARTVAALMAKVSGEPATMWGPSIVGFGCYRYKYDSGREGEMCRIGLSPRKAALTLYLASGDPMREALLARLGKHSTGKGCLYLKSLGDVDMGVLEELIAGSLADNRARYPG, from the coding sequence ATGGCGGAGAACAAGACACAGGCGACCGCCGCGTCGGTCGAGGCGTTCCTCGACGCTGTTCCAGACGAACGCCGCCGCGCCGACGCGCGCACCGTCGCGGCGCTGATGGCGAAGGTTTCCGGCGAACCGGCGACGATGTGGGGACCGTCGATCGTCGGCTTCGGCTGCTATCGCTACAAATACGACAGCGGCCGCGAGGGCGAGATGTGTCGGATCGGCCTCAGCCCGCGCAAGGCGGCGCTGACGCTCTACCTGGCGAGCGGCGATCCGATGCGCGAGGCGCTGCTCGCCCGGCTGGGCAAGCACAGTACCGGCAAGGGGTGCCTCTACCTCAAGTCGCTTGGCGACGTGGACATGGGCGTGCTGGAGGAGCTGATCGCCGGCAGCCTCGCCGACAATCGCGCCCGCTATCCCGGCTGA
- a CDS encoding MATE family efflux transporter, producing MAALPLTRRSILAQAWPIMVGQMTVPLVGLVDTAVIGRTGDAAALAGVALGTTIVNFIFWSFGFLRMGMTGMTAQAAGAGDTAETDALLVRGLAVGLGFGALLVMLQLLLIPLAFQLLAGGADVDASAKPYVAARFLGAPASLAVFAINGWLLGLGRTRAALALQIVMNLVNVGLDVLFVWHFHWGARGVGLGTACAEWTALAVGLVMVAPHLRALRDRARLFDAARMRRLFAVNADIMIRTVALLLLFAWFTNAGARLGATTLAAQQVLMQAVGIVAFVLDGFAFTAESRVGHAVGANSRADLRRAVRLTGEFCLATALLFCVVIALAGRSGIDLLVTDAAVRERAEALLPFVVLVPLVGTPAWLLDGVFIGATGGRALRNAAILSTALYVATDLALRPLGAAGIWLGLLASYVYRALALGWHWPRLLSGLAPWDPA from the coding sequence ATGGCCGCCCTCCCCCTCACCCGCCGCTCGATCCTCGCGCAGGCCTGGCCGATCATGGTCGGTCAGATGACGGTGCCGCTGGTCGGCCTGGTCGACACCGCGGTGATCGGACGCACCGGCGATGCCGCGGCGCTGGCCGGGGTCGCGCTCGGCACCACCATCGTCAACTTCATCTTCTGGAGCTTCGGCTTCCTGCGCATGGGCATGACCGGCATGACTGCCCAGGCGGCCGGCGCGGGCGACACGGCGGAGACCGATGCGCTGCTGGTGCGCGGGCTGGCGGTCGGGCTGGGTTTCGGCGCATTGCTGGTGATGCTTCAGCTCCTGCTGATCCCGCTCGCCTTTCAGCTGCTCGCGGGCGGCGCCGACGTCGACGCGTCGGCCAAGCCCTATGTCGCCGCACGCTTTCTCGGCGCGCCGGCGAGCCTTGCGGTATTCGCGATCAACGGCTGGCTGCTGGGGCTGGGTCGCACCCGCGCCGCGCTCGCGCTGCAGATCGTGATGAACCTGGTCAACGTCGGGCTCGACGTGCTGTTCGTCTGGCACTTCCACTGGGGTGCGCGCGGCGTCGGGCTCGGCACCGCCTGTGCGGAATGGACCGCCCTGGCGGTCGGTCTCGTGATGGTCGCCCCGCATCTCCGCGCGCTTCGCGATCGGGCCCGCCTGTTCGATGCGGCGAGGATGCGCCGGTTGTTTGCGGTCAACGCCGATATCATGATCCGCACCGTCGCGCTGCTGCTGCTGTTCGCCTGGTTCACCAACGCCGGCGCGCGGCTCGGCGCGACCACGCTGGCGGCGCAGCAGGTGCTGATGCAGGCGGTCGGGATCGTCGCCTTCGTGCTCGACGGGTTCGCCTTCACCGCCGAATCGCGCGTCGGCCATGCCGTCGGCGCGAACTCCCGGGCCGACCTCAGGCGCGCGGTGCGGCTGACGGGGGAGTTCTGCCTGGCGACGGCGCTGCTCTTCTGCGTCGTCATCGCCCTCGCCGGCCGCAGCGGCATCGACCTGCTCGTCACCGACGCCGCCGTCCGCGAGCGGGCGGAGGCGCTGCTGCCCTTCGTCGTCCTCGTGCCGCTGGTCGGCACCCCGGCGTGGCTGCTCGACGGCGTGTTCATCGGCGCGACCGGCGGACGGGCGCTGCGCAACGCCGCGATCCTGTCGACGGCGCTCTACGTCGCCACCGATCTCGCGCTCCGCCCGCTCGGCGCGGCGGGGATATGGCTGGGGCTGCTCGCGAGCTATGTCTATCGCGCGCTCGCGCTCGGCTGGCATTGGCCGCGGCTGCTCAGCGGTCTTGCTCCATGGGACCCCGCCTGA
- a CDS encoding argininosuccinate synthase, whose translation MSDQINRVVLAFSGGLDTSVILKWLQQTYHCEVVTFTADLGQGEELEPARAKAELMGVRPEHIFIDDLREEFVRDYVFPMMRANALYEGLYLLGTSIARPLIAKRQIEIARQVNADAVSHGATGKGNDQVRFELGYYALAPDIKVIAPWREWDLTSRTRLIEFAEAHQIPVSKDKRGEAPFSTDANLLHTSSEGKVLEDPWEEVPDYVYSRTVNPEDAPDAPEIITIDFEKGDAVAVNGEGLSPASLLAKLNDLGRTHGIGRLDLVENRFVGMKSRGMYETPGGTILHLAHRGIEQITLDRGAAHLKDELMPRYAELLYNGFWFSPEREMLQAAIDHSQAKVAGTVRLKLYKGGVHVIGRKSPHSLYSEKVVTFEDDQGAYDQRDAAGFIKLNALRLRLLGRRDRA comes from the coding sequence ATGTCCGACCAGATCAACCGTGTCGTCCTCGCCTTCTCGGGCGGCCTGGACACCAGCGTGATCCTGAAGTGGCTCCAGCAGACCTATCATTGCGAGGTCGTCACCTTCACCGCCGACCTCGGGCAGGGCGAGGAGCTCGAGCCCGCGCGCGCCAAGGCCGAGCTGATGGGGGTCAGGCCCGAGCATATCTTCATCGACGACCTGCGCGAGGAGTTCGTCAGGGACTACGTCTTCCCGATGATGCGCGCCAATGCGCTCTACGAGGGGCTGTACCTGCTCGGCACCTCGATCGCGCGGCCGCTGATCGCCAAGCGCCAGATCGAGATCGCGCGCCAGGTCAATGCCGACGCGGTCAGCCACGGCGCCACCGGCAAGGGCAACGACCAGGTCCGCTTCGAGCTCGGCTATTACGCGCTCGCGCCCGACATCAAGGTGATCGCTCCCTGGCGCGAATGGGACCTGACCAGCCGCACCCGCCTGATCGAGTTCGCGGAGGCGCACCAGATCCCGGTCTCCAAGGACAAGCGTGGCGAGGCGCCCTTCTCGACCGACGCCAACCTCCTCCACACCTCGAGCGAGGGCAAGGTGCTCGAGGATCCGTGGGAGGAAGTGCCGGACTACGTCTATTCGCGCACGGTCAACCCCGAGGACGCGCCCGACGCGCCCGAGATCATCACGATCGATTTCGAGAAGGGCGATGCGGTCGCGGTCAACGGCGAGGGGCTGTCGCCCGCCTCGCTGCTGGCCAAGCTCAACGACCTCGGCCGCACCCATGGCATCGGCCGGCTCGACCTGGTCGAGAACCGCTTCGTCGGCATGAAGTCGCGCGGCATGTACGAGACGCCGGGCGGCACCATCCTGCACTTGGCGCACCGCGGCATCGAGCAGATCACGCTCGACCGCGGCGCCGCCCACCTCAAGGACGAGCTGATGCCGCGCTATGCGGAGCTGCTCTACAACGGCTTCTGGTTCTCGCCCGAGCGCGAGATGCTGCAGGCGGCGATCGACCATAGCCAGGCCAAGGTCGCGGGCACGGTGCGCCTCAAGCTCTACAAGGGCGGCGTCCACGTCATCGGCCGCAAGTCGCCGCATTCGCTCTATTCGGAGAAGGTCGTGACCTTCGAGGATGACCAGGGCGCCTACGACCAGCGCGACGCGGCGGGCTTCATCAAGCTGAACGCGCTGCGGCTGCGGCTGCTGGGGCGGCGGGATCGCGCCTGA
- a CDS encoding NAD(P)/FAD-dependent oxidoreductase, with the protein MVGDNTAVDVAIIGAGPAGLTAAYLLGKAGYAVTVIEKDRDYVGGISRTVEHQGFRFDIGGHRFFSKSKEVVDLWNEILPDDFIERPRMSRIYYEGRFYSYPLRAFEALRNLGLWRSALCMASYAKAKLFPIREVRSFEDWVINQFGRKLYSIFFKTYTEKVWGMPCDTMSADWAAQRIKGLSLGAAVLDGLKRSLGLNKRPNDGMQAKTLLESFRYPRLGPGMMWEAARDKVIGHGNRVLMGHALRQLSHDDAAGRWRVQATGPAGETVTISAAHVISSAPMRELATRLHPLPAALPQASALRYRDFLTVALMVRAPDLFPDNWIYIHDSKVKVGRVQNFRSWSPEMVPDPGIACVGLEYFCFEGDGLWASTDDELIALATREMATLGLCRPDQVVGGAVVRQEKAYPVYDDDYRANVDRLRHELEERHPTLHLVGRNGMHRYNNQDHAMMTAMLTVRNIVAGERVYDVWAVNEDAEYHESGNEGERAALASLRGVPERLKAA; encoded by the coding sequence ATGGTGGGCGACAATACGGCGGTCGACGTCGCGATCATCGGGGCCGGCCCAGCCGGGCTGACCGCGGCCTATCTGCTTGGCAAGGCCGGCTACGCCGTCACCGTCATCGAGAAGGACCGCGATTACGTCGGCGGCATCAGCCGCACCGTCGAGCATCAGGGCTTCCGCTTCGACATCGGCGGCCATCGCTTCTTCTCCAAGTCGAAGGAAGTGGTCGATCTCTGGAACGAGATCCTGCCGGACGATTTCATCGAACGGCCGCGGATGAGCCGGATCTATTACGAGGGCCGCTTCTACAGCTATCCGCTGCGTGCGTTCGAGGCATTGCGCAATCTCGGCCTCTGGCGCTCGGCGCTGTGCATGGCGAGCTATGCCAAGGCGAAGCTCTTCCCGATCCGCGAGGTGAGAAGCTTCGAGGACTGGGTGATCAACCAGTTCGGGCGCAAGCTCTATTCGATCTTCTTCAAGACCTACACCGAGAAGGTGTGGGGGATGCCATGCGACACCATGTCCGCCGACTGGGCGGCGCAGCGGATCAAGGGCCTCAGCCTCGGCGCCGCGGTGCTCGACGGGCTCAAGCGCTCGCTGGGGCTTAACAAGCGCCCCAACGACGGGATGCAGGCCAAGACGCTGCTCGAAAGCTTCCGCTATCCGCGGCTCGGTCCGGGGATGATGTGGGAAGCTGCCCGCGACAAGGTGATCGGCCACGGCAACCGGGTGCTGATGGGGCATGCGCTGCGCCAGCTCTCGCATGACGACGCCGCCGGACGCTGGCGCGTGCAGGCGACCGGCCCCGCCGGCGAGACGGTTACGATCAGCGCTGCCCACGTCATCTCGAGTGCGCCGATGCGGGAGCTCGCCACCCGCCTCCATCCGCTGCCCGCGGCGCTGCCGCAGGCCTCGGCGCTGCGCTACCGCGACTTCCTGACCGTGGCGCTGATGGTGCGTGCGCCCGATCTCTTTCCGGACAACTGGATCTACATCCACGATTCGAAGGTGAAGGTCGGCCGCGTCCAGAATTTCCGGAGCTGGTCGCCGGAGATGGTCCCCGATCCCGGGATCGCCTGCGTCGGCCTCGAATATTTCTGCTTCGAGGGTGATGGCCTGTGGGCGTCGACCGACGACGAGCTCATCGCGCTGGCGACGCGCGAGATGGCGACACTCGGTCTGTGTCGACCCGACCAGGTGGTCGGCGGCGCGGTGGTCCGCCAGGAAAAGGCCTATCCGGTTTATGACGACGATTACCGCGCCAATGTCGACCGGCTCCGTCACGAGCTGGAGGAACGCCATCCCACGCTGCATCTCGTCGGACGCAACGGCATGCACCGCTACAACAACCAGGACCACGCGATGATGACGGCGATGCTGACGGTGCGGAACATCGTCGCCGGCGAGCGGGTCTACGATGTCTGGGCGGTCAACGAGGATGCCGAGTATCACGAATCCGGCAACGAGGGCGAACGGGCCGCGCTCGCCAGCTTGCGCGGAGTGCCCGAACGACTGAAGGCCGCCTGA
- a CDS encoding GNAT family N-acetyltransferase: MSSPVTARIADGVSSIPAAEWDACAGSSNPFVSHAFLSILERSGSVGGMSGWQALPVVVEGTDGRAAAIAPAYAKSHSQGEYVFDHGWADAWERAGGRYYPKLQVAVPFSPVPGPRLLLRDEAQAPALIAALEAVTDQHGLSSAHATFVAPDQVPLFEAAGWLIRTGTQFHWANHGYRSFDAFLGELASRKRKAIRRERAAAVEGLTIRHVTGRDLTEAHWDVFWRFYQDTGSRKWGRPYLTRAFFSLLGEVMADRCLLILAERHGRPIAGALNLIGEDTLYGRYWGCTEEVPFLHFELCYYQAIDAAIARGLKTVEAGAQGEHKLARGYLPVTTWSAHYIPDPNFRRAVADFLVRERQAIEHEQEFLGELGPFRRCGAP; the protein is encoded by the coding sequence GTGAGCTCCCCCGTCACTGCCCGCATCGCCGACGGCGTCTCGTCGATCCCCGCCGCCGAGTGGGATGCCTGCGCCGGCAGCTCCAACCCGTTCGTCAGCCACGCCTTCCTCTCGATCCTCGAACGGTCGGGCTCCGTCGGAGGCATGAGCGGATGGCAGGCGCTGCCGGTCGTGGTCGAGGGCACGGACGGCCGGGCGGCGGCGATTGCGCCTGCCTATGCCAAGAGCCACAGCCAGGGCGAATATGTGTTCGACCATGGCTGGGCCGATGCCTGGGAGCGGGCGGGCGGGCGCTATTATCCCAAGCTGCAGGTGGCGGTGCCCTTCTCGCCGGTGCCGGGGCCGCGACTGCTGTTGCGCGATGAGGCGCAGGCTCCCGCGCTGATCGCGGCGCTGGAGGCGGTGACCGATCAGCATGGCCTGTCCTCGGCACACGCCACCTTCGTCGCGCCCGATCAGGTGCCGCTGTTCGAGGCGGCGGGCTGGCTGATCCGCACCGGCACGCAGTTCCACTGGGCGAACCACGGCTATCGGAGCTTCGACGCGTTCCTGGGCGAGCTTGCCTCGCGCAAGCGCAAGGCGATCCGGCGCGAGCGGGCGGCGGCGGTGGAGGGGCTGACGATCCGTCATGTCACCGGCCGCGACCTTACCGAGGCGCATTGGGATGTCTTCTGGCGTTTCTATCAGGACACCGGATCGCGCAAATGGGGGCGGCCCTATCTCACCCGCGCTTTCTTCTCGCTGTTGGGGGAGGTGATGGCGGACCGGTGCCTGCTGATCCTCGCCGAGCGCCACGGCCGGCCGATCGCGGGGGCCCTCAACCTGATCGGCGAGGACACGCTCTACGGCCGCTATTGGGGTTGTACCGAGGAGGTGCCATTCCTCCACTTCGAGCTTTGCTATTATCAGGCGATCGATGCGGCGATCGCGCGGGGCCTCAAGACCGTCGAGGCGGGCGCGCAGGGAGAGCACAAGCTGGCGCGCGGCTATCTACCCGTCACCACCTGGTCGGCGCACTATATCCCCGATCCGAACTTCCGCCGCGCCGTCGCTGATTTCCTGGTGCGCGAGCGGCAGGCGATCGAGCACGAGCAGGAATTCCTGGGCGAGCTCGGCCCGTTCAGGAGGTGCGGCGCACCATGA